The Amblyomma americanum isolate KBUSLIRL-KWMA chromosome 5, ASM5285725v1, whole genome shotgun sequence genome window below encodes:
- the LOC144135373 gene encoding uncharacterized protein LOC144135373, producing MAEDDAVAKPPSGGPVVITREPAAPVPTNPRTRPTRRTTPSTASTTTPTTTTSTRTTTRTTTTKTTTTRTTTTTTTTTTTTTTTTTTTKKPKTPPPLLCSVGFIASALHVVYPPDGACDILIYTHVRVDNGHIIAVDTAITFESFKNECNPYTATKCGLSFDVRYLSNDMFSKTQTRDIMTSWKRAGIIDHYAIMNIIQEKEVVGTYTQAAGGTIKSLRSFLGNDRREGKIIIGIGYWDYPDGADSISYLAENTATPDVDILVIITSMLQMTKAGACTALPANAWKSKSNIILSMEKALPLAQESFGVEGLTVAFSFQMGVLVYYMNQRYDAAATGIYKECKSKQVSDYTQACDGIEELLNSERIAVGQNDADSEKQISKAILFSYDTPRFMKEKAKLVMRSRGIRTNFTWFLFNVHLSDTSMHCLPRGPFERLIGFREFFHEEWRRLNP from the exons ATGGCGGAGGACGATGCAGTCGCAAAGCCGCCG AGTGGTGGCCCAGTCGTGATCACTCGTGAACCAGCAGCGCCGGTCCCAACCAACCCAAGGACGAGGCCGACACGCAGGACGA CCCCGAGTACAGCGTCCACTACGACGCCTACTACCACCACGAGCACGAGAACAACGACAAGAACGACTACGACAAAGACAacgacaacaagaacaacaacgactacgacaacgacgacgacgaccacgacaacaacaacaacgactacAAAGAAGCCCAAGACGCCACCGCCACTTCTGTGCTCAGTGGGGTTCATTGCATCGGCGCTGCACGTGGTGTACCCTCCGGACGGGGCCTGTGACATCTTGATCTACACGCACGTGAGAGTGGACAACGGCCATATCATCGCCGTGGACACAGCGATCACATTTGAATCATTCAAGAACGAATGCAATCCTTACACGGCGACTAAATGTGGCCTCTCCTTCGATGTCCG GTATCTAAGCAATGACATGTTCTCAAAGACACAAACGCGTGACATCATGACAAGCTGGAAGCGTGCAGGGATTATCGACCATTACGCCATCATGAACATCATCCAAGAGAAAGAAGTCGTCGGAACGTACACGCAGGCAGCCGGCGGAACCATCAAG AGCCTTCGAAGTTTCCTTGGAAATGACAGAAGGGAAGGAAAAATTATCATTGGAATTGGCTATTGGGATTACCCTGACGGCGCAGATTCCATATCCTACCTTGCCGAGAACACAGCCAC ACCGGATGTAGACATCCTGGTGATAATCACCAGCATGCTGCAGATGACCAAGGCAGGGGCCTGCACCGCTTTGCCGGCGAACGCATGGAAGAGCAAGTCCAACATAATACTTTCCATG GAAAAGGCACTGCCATTGGCCCAAGAGAGCTTCGGGGTGGAAGGGCTCACCGTGGCCTTCTCCTTTCAAATGGGAGTGCTGGTATACTACATGAATCAGCGCTACGACGCTGCTGCCACGGGCATATACAAGGAGTGCAAGTCAAAGCAGGTTTCGGACTACACACAG GCGTGCGATGGAATAGAGGAACTTCTGAACAGCGAGAGGATCGCGGTTGGCCAGAACGACGCGGACTCGGAAAAGCAGATCTCAAAAGCCATTCTGTTCTCCTACGACACGCCGCGGTTCATGAAGGAGAAG GCGAAGCTCGTCATGCGGTCGAGAGGGATCCGGACTAACTTCACCTGGTTCTTGTTCAACGTGCACCTTTCGGACACCTCAATGCACTGCTTGCCTCGTGGTCCGTTTGAACGGCTGATAGGATTCAGGGAGTTCTTCCACGAAGAATGGAGGCGCCTTAACCCATGA